Proteins encoded within one genomic window of Falco biarmicus isolate bFalBia1 chromosome 14, bFalBia1.pri, whole genome shotgun sequence:
- the VSIG4 gene encoding V-set and immunoglobulin domain-containing protein 4 isoform X2 yields MRVLVRAALLLSPLLVCNAFLDLTGPSEVKGVWKGSATLPCTYVPVKGFVQQTLKWTVVHDHSSSTVFWRDGSDDNILLSKYRGRVSVPRDTPGNVSLHIQNLQISDRGTYACRVTWRASNNSLIAKEITTEVEVVKVAVTKPVIRAGELGLAVPAGARTSLTCVADGSPPISYRWFRSTPGGKALLLSSQAELAWDSLQPSDAGKYYCEAENRAGARAVQQSDTVELTVRDLPTTTVASQSDVGTSGRHHSSTDLPVTVATSWKGVGNSEKNSTTQNVQRTHLPLYLVILIAVVCSAVVFLVIFLIICIRKPKDARVYEVKFHNSRAAASSGCESTGHYEEPISCTENNYVMEPVKNQGSEEINTKENEYVCVENTQESEYEVGDAV; encoded by the exons ATGCGAGTGCTGGtaagagcagctctgcttctgagTCCTCTTCTTGTCTGCAACG cttttctggACCTGACTGGCCCCAGTGAGGTCAAAGGTGTATGGAAGGGGTCTGCCACCTTGCCGTGTACCTATGTGCCTGTGAAGGGCTTTGTGCAGCAAACCCTCAAGTGGACTGTGGTACATGaccacagctccagcacagTCTTTTGGAGGGATGGCTCTGATGACAACATTCTCCTGTCCAAGTACAGGGGCAGGGTCAGCGTTCCGAGGGACACCCCAGGGAACGTGTCTCTCCACATCCAGAACCTGCAGATCTCTGACAGGGGAACCTACGCTTGCCGGGTCACCTGGAGAGCCAGCAACAACAGCCTGATAGCAAAAGAGATCACCACTGAAGTGGAGGTTGTTAAAG TTGCTGTGACCAAGCCCGTCATCAGGGCgggtgagctggggctggcagtgccggcaGGAGCCAGGACCAGCCTGACCTGTGTGGCCGACGGGTCCCCCCCCATCAGCTACCGCTGGTTCAGGAGCACCCCGGGAGGGAAAGCCCTGCTCCtgagcagccaggctgagctggcGTGGGACAGCCTGCAGCCCTCCGACGCCGGGAAGTACTACTGTGAGGCAGAGAacagggctggagccagggcaGTGCAGCAGAGCGACACCGTTGAGCTGACAGTGAGAG ATCTGCCCACCACAACAGTGGCCTCTCAGAGCGATGTGGGAACCTCGGGAAGACATCACTCCAGCACAG atCTGCCCGTAACAGTAGCAACTTCTTGGAAAGGTGTGGgaaattcagaaaagaattCTACAACTCAGA ATGTCCAGAGGACTCACCTGCCCCTGTACCTGGTCATCCTGATTGCTGTGGTCTGCAGTGCTGTTGTTTTCCTTGTCATCTTTCTTATCATTTGCATTAGAAAGCCCAAAGATG CTCGGGTCTATGAAGTAAAATT ccaTAACTCGAGAGCAGCAGCTTCTTCAGGGTGTGAAAGTACAGGTCATTATGAGGAACCCATCTCCTGCACTGAAAACAACTATGTGATGGAGCCTGTGAAAAACCAAGgatctgaagaaataaatacaaaagagaATGAATATGTCTGTGTTGAAAATACCCAGGAATCTGAATATGAAGTAGGGGATGCTGTATGA
- the VSIG4 gene encoding V-set and immunoglobulin domain-containing protein 4 isoform X1: MRVLVRAALLLSPLLVCNAFLDLTGPSEVKGVWKGSATLPCTYVPVKGFVQQTLKWTVVHDHSSSTVFWRDGSDDNILLSKYRGRVSVPRDTPGNVSLHIQNLQISDRGTYACRVTWRASNNSLIAKEITTEVEVVKVAVTKPVIRAGELGLAVPAGARTSLTCVADGSPPISYRWFRSTPGGKALLLSSQAELAWDSLQPSDAGKYYCEAENRAGARAVQQSDTVELTVRDLPTTTVASQSDVGTSGRHHSSTEKKQTELVFGGTSGIPWTSLGSTVVTDLPVTVATSWKGVGNSEKNSTTQNVQRTHLPLYLVILIAVVCSAVVFLVIFLIICIRKPKDARVYEVKFHNSRAAASSGCESTGHYEEPISCTENNYVMEPVKNQGSEEINTKENEYVCVENTQESEYEVGDAV; encoded by the exons ATGCGAGTGCTGGtaagagcagctctgcttctgagTCCTCTTCTTGTCTGCAACG cttttctggACCTGACTGGCCCCAGTGAGGTCAAAGGTGTATGGAAGGGGTCTGCCACCTTGCCGTGTACCTATGTGCCTGTGAAGGGCTTTGTGCAGCAAACCCTCAAGTGGACTGTGGTACATGaccacagctccagcacagTCTTTTGGAGGGATGGCTCTGATGACAACATTCTCCTGTCCAAGTACAGGGGCAGGGTCAGCGTTCCGAGGGACACCCCAGGGAACGTGTCTCTCCACATCCAGAACCTGCAGATCTCTGACAGGGGAACCTACGCTTGCCGGGTCACCTGGAGAGCCAGCAACAACAGCCTGATAGCAAAAGAGATCACCACTGAAGTGGAGGTTGTTAAAG TTGCTGTGACCAAGCCCGTCATCAGGGCgggtgagctggggctggcagtgccggcaGGAGCCAGGACCAGCCTGACCTGTGTGGCCGACGGGTCCCCCCCCATCAGCTACCGCTGGTTCAGGAGCACCCCGGGAGGGAAAGCCCTGCTCCtgagcagccaggctgagctggcGTGGGACAGCCTGCAGCCCTCCGACGCCGGGAAGTACTACTGTGAGGCAGAGAacagggctggagccagggcaGTGCAGCAGAGCGACACCGTTGAGCTGACAGTGAGAG ATCTGCCCACCACAACAGTGGCCTCTCAGAGCGATGTGGGAACCTCGGGAAGACATCACTCCAGCACAG aaaaaaaacaaacagagctGGTGTTTGGAGGTACCTCAGGAATCCCTTGGACATCACTGGGCTCCACTGTTGTCacag atCTGCCCGTAACAGTAGCAACTTCTTGGAAAGGTGTGGgaaattcagaaaagaattCTACAACTCAGA ATGTCCAGAGGACTCACCTGCCCCTGTACCTGGTCATCCTGATTGCTGTGGTCTGCAGTGCTGTTGTTTTCCTTGTCATCTTTCTTATCATTTGCATTAGAAAGCCCAAAGATG CTCGGGTCTATGAAGTAAAATT ccaTAACTCGAGAGCAGCAGCTTCTTCAGGGTGTGAAAGTACAGGTCATTATGAGGAACCCATCTCCTGCACTGAAAACAACTATGTGATGGAGCCTGTGAAAAACCAAGgatctgaagaaataaatacaaaagagaATGAATATGTCTGTGTTGAAAATACCCAGGAATCTGAATATGAAGTAGGGGATGCTGTATGA